In a genomic window of Gossypium arboreum isolate Shixiya-1 chromosome 9, ASM2569848v2, whole genome shotgun sequence:
- the LOC108455954 gene encoding cysteine-rich receptor-like protein kinase 44, whose amino-acid sequence MDLPWLFLFSSLTIAFFLTVTVAQQEPLYHFCSDQSGNFTRNSTYQTNLDRLLSSFTLNTSNENGFYNFSSGQGSNIANALALCRGDVNSSDCFTCINNANDELRNRCPYQREAIIGYDYCMFRYTNRTILGVAETSPSFYMWNPNNVTNVDAFNQAVSSLMDNLTNIASTGTSLGKFATGSARIPFLTIYALVQCTPDLEDTVCQSCLLQAIGEIPNYCDRKQGCRVYRPSCNFRFEIERFYNLTAADTAATPSSPPPSTASPPSSPTTTENDSNSSGTTIIISIWAAAFALLLIFICIFVILRLRKPKLKPQKHEATEAMDEISTTESLQYDFNTIRAATDHFSDGNKLGQGGFGAVYKGTLAGGKLIAVKRLSSDSRQGDLEFKNEVHLMANLQHRNLVRLQGFCLEGDERLLIYEFVPNGSLDKFLFDPVKKAYLNWERRYKIIGGVARGLLYLHQDSRLRIIHRDLKASNILLDAEMTAKIADFGMARLCAVDQTQGATSRIVGTYGYMAPEYAMHGQFSVKSDTFSFGVLVLEILSGQKNSAFHNGSNIEDLLSFAWRNWEAGTAFDLVDPSLRDGPRSEVMRCIHIGLLCVQENVAQRPNMGAVVLMLTSDSTTLPLPLEPAFFMHSKTQSAMQLSEDLNSGETTSSRSENEIAVVSENKLSFTDPYPR is encoded by the exons ATGGATCTTCCATGGTTGTTTTTGTTCTCTTCTTTAACCATTGCATTCTTTCTTACTGTTACAGTTGCTCAACAAGAGCCTCTATACCATTTTTGTTCAGACCAAAGTGGTAACTTCACCAGAAACAGCACTTACCAGACGAACCTCGACCGACTGCTTTCATCTTTCACCCTCAATACATCAAATGAAAACGGGTTCTACAATTTTTCATCAGGCCAAGGCTCCAACATAGCCAACGCACTTGCACTTTGCAGAGGAGATGTGAACTCAAGTGATTGCTTCACCTGCATCAATAACGCAAACGATGAGCTCAGAAATCGCTGCCCTTACCAAAGAGAGGCGATTATAGGGTATGACTATTGTATGTTCCGCTACACAAATCGTACCATCCTTGGTGTTGCAGAAACCTCGCCTAGTTTTTACATGTGGAATCCAAATAACGTAACGAATGTAGATGCTTTCAATCAGGCCGTGAGCTCTTTAATGGACAACCTAACAAATATTGCTTCAACGGGGACATCCCTTGGAAAGTTTGCAACAGGCAGTGCGCGAATACCTTTCCTAACAATATATGCGCTTGTTCAATGCACGCCTGATTTGGAAGATACGGTTTGCCAATCTTGCTTGTTACAGGCCATTGGAGAAATCCCAAATTATTGTGACAGAAAACAAGGATGCAGGGTATATAGGCCAAGTTGTAATTTTAGGTTTGAGATTGAACGCTTCTATAATCTTACTGCTGCTGATACAGCAGCAACACCATCATCACCGCCACCATCAACAGCATCCCCACCTTCTTCTCCCACAACAACAG AAAACGACAGTAATTCATCTGGAACTACTATTATCATATCCATTTGGGCTGCTGCTTTTGCTCTACTCCTCATTTTCATCTGCATCTTCGTTATTTTAAGGTTGAGGAAGCCAAAGCTAAAACCTCAAA AGCATGAAGCAACGGAAGCAATGGATGAAATCTCAACTACAGAGTCCTTACAATATGATTTCAACACCATTAGAGCTGCAACAGATCACTTTTCTGATGGAAATAAGCTTGGCCAAGGTGGATTCGGAGCAGTTTATAAA GGCACACTTGCCGGTGGAAAATTAATAGCAGTGAAAAGGTTATCTTCAGATTCTAGACAAGGAGACCTTGAATTCAAAAACGAGGTTCATTTAATGGCCAATCTTCAGCATAGAAATTTAGTTAGGCTCCAAGGTTTCTGCCTTGAAGGAGATGAAAGGCTTCTCATCTATGAGTTTGTGCCTAATGGAAGTTTGGATAAATTCTTATTTG ATCCAGTTAAAAAAGCGTATTTGAACTGGGAGAGAAGATACAAAATCATAGGAGGGGTTGCCCGTGGACTTCTCTACCTTCACCAAGATTCTCGATTAAGAATTATTCATCGAGATCTTAAAGCTAGCAATATATTGTTAGATGCAGAGATGACCGCCAAAATTGCAGATTTTGGCATGGCAAGATTGTGTGCTGTTGATCAAACTCAAGGTGCTACTAGTAGAATTGTGGGAACATA TGGATACATGGCACCTGAATATGCAATGCATGGTCAATTTTCGGTTAAATCAGATACTTTCAGTTTTGGTGTACTAGTTTTGGAGATTTTAAGTGGTCAAAAGAACAGTGCTTTTCATAATGGGAGCAATATAGAAGATCTTCTAAGTTTT GCATGGAGAAATTGGGAGGCTGGGACAGCATTTGATCTTGTAGACCCCAGTTTGAGAGATGGTCCAAGAAGTGAGGTGATGAGATGCATCCACATTGGACTGCTTTGTGTTCAAGAAAATGTAGCTCAAAGACCAAACATGGGTGCGGTTGTTCTAATGCTTACTAGCGACTCCACCACTCTCCCTCTACCCTTAGAACCTGCATTTTTTATGCACAGCAAAACTCAATCGGCGATGCAACTGTCAGAGGACTTAAATTCAGgggaaacaacatcaagtcgatCCGAAAACGAAATTGCGGTAGTCTCAGAAAATAAGCTTTCCTTTACCGACCCATATCCAAGATAA